CTAACTCTCGCAAACGGTTAAGTTCTtctgtcaaaaatttaaaagaatgatCATCATCAGCTTCTTCAATACTCttgtttgttttgctgataccagcttttttaaagcagttgatGACAGTCTCATTCGACACAGCATTCCACGAAGAAACAAGATCTTTCATTGCTTGAAGTATAGAAATTTTTGGCATGGGTTCGTTATTATCGACAGCCTTGATACACAAACGCACAATTTTGTGACGATAATGAGCTTTAAGACTTCGTATTACGCCTTGATCCATGGGCTGAATGACAGATGTGGTGTTAGGGGGGGAAAATATTAGGTTGATGTTGCTTAGCCCTTCAATGTGTGGGTGGGCAGAACAGTTATCCACCAGGAGTGCTACTTTCCTGTCTTGAGCACGAAAAAATGAGTCAAGTTTCATTACCCATTCTGTAAAAAGGTCTCCGGTCATCCAActttttagctgatttttatATGTGCAAGGAAGTTGTTTAATGTGCTTAAAACACCGTGGGTTTTTAGATTTTCCAATAACAAACATAGGTAATTTTTCTCCCGTTGCACTCCCTGTTGCTATGCCTGTTAGTCTgactttactattttttcccccaaaatatttttctcgTGATAAATGGTATGTTTTGTTTGGTAGGCACTGGTAAAATAGTCCAAACTCATcggcattgaaaatgtt
Above is a window of Hydra vulgaris chromosome 10, alternate assembly HydraT2T_AEP DNA encoding:
- the LOC136086322 gene encoding tigger transposable element-derived protein 4-like, yielding MTASWNETTLPTLLLNYKLENIFNADEFGLFYQCLPNKTYHLSREKYFGGKNSKVRLTGIATGSATGEKLPMFVIGKSKNPRCFKHIKQLPCTYKNQLKSWMTGDLFTEWVMKLDSFFRAQDRKVALLVDNCSAHPHIEGLSNINLIFSPPNTTSVIQPMDQGVIRSLKAHYRHKIVRLCIKAVDNNEPMPKISILQAMKDLVSSWNAVSNETVINCFKKAGISKTNKSIEEADDDHSFKFLTEELNRLRELDPRAVQEDLSAESYIGLDCDVVTTGSLATDAEIIAQILDPNFENDDNEVKDSVDEAIDVEAPPRPSDIQLEIAFETIQNASLYSSKYGNEIQSLALKLEDLMKMEKMDNLKQYQITDFFKKL